In a genomic window of Sulfurisphaera tokodaii str. 7:
- the csa5 gene encoding type I-A CRISPR-associated protein Csa5, with the protein MSVEKTDTEGIIRRVANLLASVFIYSESPTYVDRFANALSKEAVARVIYESQRIIQMGISSGEVKMGNVEISGKSMKITDKKGEESYPAVIIKTKEGRNYIVVGYLPTDKDVEDFMSLVERDIYYARKAGALAMSIANRSLLGGGE; encoded by the coding sequence ATGAGTGTTGAAAAAACAGATACGGAAGGGATAATACGCAGGGTCGCAAATCTCCTCGCATCGGTTTTCATCTATAGCGAATCGCCAACATATGTGGATAGATTTGCTAATGCACTATCAAAGGAGGCAGTGGCTAGGGTCATTTACGAGTCACAGAGGATAATACAAATGGGGATTTCAAGTGGCGAAGTTAAAATGGGGAATGTGGAAATATCTGGTAAGAGCATGAAAATCACTGATAAAAAGGGGGAGGAAAGCTATCCTGCAGTTATAATAAAAACAAAGGAAGGGAGGAACTACATAGTGGTTGGTTACTTACCTACAGATAAAGATGTTGAAGACTTTATGAGCTTAGTAGAGAGGGATATATACTACGCTAGGAAGGCCGGGGCATTAGCTATGTCTATTGCAAATAGATCACTTTTAGGAGGTGGTGAGTAA
- the cas7a gene encoding type I-A CRISPR-associated protein Cas7/Csa2, producing the protein MISGSFRFLINTESLNGVESVGNLTRHRTAPVVLKTSTGYLVRYVPAISGESLAHAYQTALVDLAKKYNLPVGVYSSKYDFIKFSTEEVLKEEGVNPPKDSSDMRRFEVEVMLKDIVADIGGFMYAGNVPVRRTSRIKFGYMIPALMGDEIPAQLESQFHVRYSEKDQMIYNVEVSSALYVMSFSLDEDLIAVPSTEGPKVNGEDTLTKQRDSRVKTAIEALYYVLTGNFGGKRSRFLPSMKLMSGIVTVTDFPFIPEPGHTNDYIATTVKRLGKAKEIFKGKSKVYVINNEGIEEGGEVNKVGSVEELITSLTGK; encoded by the coding sequence ATGATTAGTGGTTCATTCAGGTTTTTAATAAATACTGAAAGTCTTAACGGTGTCGAGAGCGTAGGTAACTTGACAAGGCATAGGACAGCTCCAGTGGTGCTTAAGACTTCTACCGGTTACTTGGTCAGATATGTTCCAGCTATTTCCGGTGAGTCTTTAGCACATGCATACCAAACGGCGTTAGTAGACTTAGCAAAGAAATATAATCTACCGGTAGGGGTTTACTCGTCAAAATACGATTTTATAAAGTTCTCAACTGAAGAAGTGCTTAAAGAAGAGGGAGTCAATCCGCCAAAGGACTCAAGCGATATGAGGAGGTTTGAGGTAGAGGTAATGCTTAAGGATATTGTTGCCGATATAGGAGGGTTTATGTATGCAGGGAACGTTCCGGTTAGAAGGACTTCAAGAATTAAATTCGGTTATATGATACCGGCTCTCATGGGAGATGAAATTCCCGCACAGCTTGAAAGCCAGTTTCACGTAAGGTATAGTGAGAAGGACCAGATGATTTATAATGTCGAGGTTTCTTCTGCTCTTTACGTAATGTCCTTCTCCCTAGATGAAGACTTAATAGCTGTACCATCAACAGAAGGACCTAAGGTTAACGGAGAAGATACACTCACTAAACAAAGAGATAGTAGAGTTAAAACTGCAATAGAAGCTCTATATTACGTTTTAACTGGTAACTTCGGAGGTAAAAGGTCTAGATTCTTACCGTCAATGAAGCTAATGTCTGGTATTGTAACGGTAACAGATTTCCCATTTATACCGGAACCGGGGCATACGAATGATTATATTGCTACTACTGTAAAGAGGCTCGGAAAAGCCAAAGAGATATTCAAGGGTAAGAGCAAAGTTTACGTAATAAATAACGAAGGGATCGAAGAGGGAGGAGAAGTAAATAAAGTTGGGAGTGTTGAAGAGCTAATTACTTCTCTAACTGGGAAGTAA
- the cas5a gene encoding type I-A CRISPR-associated protein Cas5a, with translation MIYSKVFLKLHWGFYVSYPEASKAKPSFYLPPPTTLIGALSYGKYRGVDTKAFKGKAGSPALEIKVKAAASFSNEFVGGYTEDIIRSVIMYFQRKERRGDPKFRYGVVPTGKIYAPNQVVKVVYVAEMDKEELERLSWSITRLGCKECLVSVEDVEIGEAKRVKGKVKTSYYFPASVTISEEEKKNVMLVSFWDENGFIWGSAGNVVTYALPVTGYPLKSKEVEVEASEAYEVGGEYVVFG, from the coding sequence ATGATTTATTCTAAAGTTTTTTTAAAGCTTCACTGGGGTTTTTATGTTTCATACCCAGAAGCCTCTAAGGCTAAACCATCATTCTACTTACCCCCTCCTACTACTCTTATAGGAGCATTAAGTTACGGAAAGTACAGGGGGGTTGACACAAAGGCTTTTAAGGGGAAAGCGGGAAGTCCAGCCCTAGAAATAAAGGTTAAGGCTGCAGCTTCTTTCAGCAACGAGTTTGTCGGGGGATACACTGAGGATATTATACGAAGCGTAATTATGTACTTTCAGAGGAAGGAAAGGAGGGGAGATCCTAAGTTTAGATACGGTGTAGTTCCTACCGGAAAAATTTACGCTCCTAACCAAGTAGTTAAGGTAGTCTATGTGGCTGAAATGGATAAAGAAGAACTGGAGAGATTAAGCTGGTCTATTACTAGGCTAGGTTGTAAGGAGTGTTTAGTAAGTGTGGAAGACGTAGAAATAGGTGAGGCTAAAAGGGTTAAGGGTAAAGTGAAGACATCTTACTATTTCCCAGCGAGTGTAACAATATCGGAGGAAGAAAAGAAGAATGTTATGTTAGTTAGTTTCTGGGATGAAAACGGTTTCATTTGGGGAAGTGCAGGAAACGTAGTGACATATGCACTCCCAGTTACGGGATATCCGTTAAAGAGCAAGGAGGTTGAAGTAGAGGCTAGTGAGGCTTATGAGGTGGGAGGAGAATATGTTGTCTTCGGCTAA
- the cas3 gene encoding CRISPR-associated helicase Cas3' has product MLSSAKSITDIYEEFIKDNRLQDRLAIRQTVEELEKGHNVILKAPTGYGKTTLTKVLANAVDLGYFARVIHVLPLRAIVQDLYEKLKSDSEKGVIRTKSIAAQDMDFSDSPFFMQRVTVTTLDTFILNLFKLPAVEMGKVFQNFGAHYELPRGMIYSSLVIFDEFHLLGEEGRPLTAGLSAVKSLTDAGVPVIIMSATIDKGLESLIMKYGKDFVTVEAKDFSIERKITVKKIREEEVLSDVLKEYSEGKRVLVVFNTRVGAINFYKALKDKGLNPVLIHSKFNREDRRVLVQKVLKERLVVSTQVIEAGIDTSFDVLITEAAPASNLIQRAGRVARYGGYGEVHVFPFSGKVYDKEEVQEVWESLDRGLPELKEKEYHVDNILLSDLTTIDHSVFADSITAKNLYTSVCNIVRETSIIMGFPRGEYNSEKAIPLTEKEAMEALRKNGAVKDGKEVTDYKPSTNVCLQLDLLMKGIDGVIIAGYDKEIGGII; this is encoded by the coding sequence ATGTTGTCTTCGGCTAAGAGTATAACTGATATTTATGAGGAGTTCATAAAGGATAACAGACTACAAGACAGATTAGCTATTAGACAAACTGTAGAGGAATTAGAAAAAGGACACAATGTTATCCTTAAGGCTCCTACTGGATACGGTAAGACAACGTTAACAAAAGTATTGGCTAATGCTGTAGACCTAGGTTATTTTGCTAGGGTAATACACGTTCTCCCATTAAGGGCAATTGTACAAGACCTCTATGAGAAACTAAAATCCGATAGTGAAAAGGGAGTTATTAGGACTAAAAGTATTGCAGCCCAAGATATGGACTTCTCAGATTCTCCCTTTTTCATGCAGAGAGTGACTGTGACCACTCTAGATACCTTTATCCTTAACCTATTTAAACTTCCCGCGGTTGAGATGGGTAAAGTATTTCAAAACTTTGGAGCCCATTATGAATTACCAAGGGGTATGATATATTCATCATTAGTTATATTTGATGAGTTCCACCTTCTAGGAGAGGAGGGTAGACCTTTAACTGCTGGATTATCTGCTGTAAAGTCACTTACAGATGCAGGTGTTCCAGTAATAATCATGTCTGCCACTATTGACAAAGGGCTAGAATCACTGATAATGAAGTACGGTAAAGATTTCGTTACTGTGGAAGCCAAAGACTTCAGTATTGAAAGAAAGATTACAGTTAAGAAGATAAGAGAAGAAGAGGTCTTAAGTGACGTTTTAAAAGAATATAGTGAAGGAAAGAGAGTATTAGTAGTGTTTAATACTAGGGTAGGGGCTATTAATTTTTATAAGGCTCTTAAGGATAAGGGACTGAACCCAGTACTAATCCACAGTAAGTTCAATAGGGAAGATAGAAGGGTCTTAGTTCAGAAGGTATTAAAGGAAAGGCTTGTTGTCTCTACTCAAGTTATTGAGGCTGGAATAGATACAAGTTTTGACGTATTAATTACTGAAGCAGCACCAGCATCAAACCTAATACAGAGGGCTGGAAGAGTTGCAAGATATGGAGGTTATGGTGAGGTCCATGTGTTTCCGTTCAGTGGAAAGGTTTATGATAAGGAAGAGGTACAGGAGGTTTGGGAATCCTTAGACAGAGGTTTGCCAGAGCTTAAGGAGAAAGAGTATCATGTCGATAACATACTTCTCAGTGACTTAACTACTATAGACCATTCAGTATTTGCTGATTCAATTACAGCTAAGAACCTTTATACCTCTGTATGTAATATAGTGAGGGAAACATCTATTATAATGGGCTTTCCTAGGGGAGAGTATAATTCTGAGAAGGCAATTCCCCTTACAGAAAAAGAAGCAATGGAGGCTCTGAGAAAGAACGGAGCTGTAAAAGATGGTAAGGAGGTTACAGATTATAAACCCTCTACAAATGTTTGCCTACAATTAGATCTCCTAATGAAAGGAATAGACGGTGTAATAATAGCTGGTTATGATAAGGAGATCGGAGGGATAATATGA
- a CDS encoding CRISPR-associated endonuclease Cas3'', with the protein MKKPCAFTNQPLLDHSKGSLNSMKKILSDSYVLTAKRRLEKFGIKVKKEDFELSVLLHDIGKAGEFYQTQFDDECNSSRTPSFIYHEIGSAIFFYKNIEDKKLKLLIALAELNHLNTIRSISQLNPNSFPKKFDLGMIRLKRFGKIVLEEIGMENFTIEDYTFDDYHEMMNDLVKENGAYLKLYSLFLAPIIVGDNLDSSLARGLNERRRFIHVLEKEVNSLDSPSV; encoded by the coding sequence ATGAAGAAACCATGTGCATTTACAAATCAGCCTTTATTAGACCACTCTAAAGGTTCACTTAACTCTATGAAAAAGATCCTTTCCGATTCCTATGTATTAACAGCGAAGAGGAGACTTGAAAAATTCGGGATTAAAGTAAAGAAGGAAGACTTTGAGTTATCAGTACTTCTACACGATATAGGCAAAGCCGGTGAGTTTTATCAAACTCAATTTGATGATGAATGCAATTCTTCCCGTACTCCTTCTTTCATATATCATGAGATTGGATCTGCAATTTTCTTTTATAAGAACATAGAGGATAAGAAGCTTAAGCTATTAATTGCACTTGCTGAGCTGAACCATTTGAACACAATTAGAAGTATTTCGCAACTTAACCCCAACAGTTTTCCTAAGAAGTTTGATCTGGGTATGATAAGACTTAAAAGATTCGGAAAAATAGTGTTAGAGGAAATAGGGATGGAGAACTTTACTATTGAGGATTACACATTTGATGATTACCACGAAATGATGAATGATTTAGTAAAAGAGAACGGGGCTTATCTTAAGTTGTACTCTCTTTTTTTAGCTCCAATAATCGTTGGAGATAACCTAGACAGCTCCCTAGCTAGGGGGCTGAATGAGAGGAGAAGGTTTATCCATGTTCTTGAAAAGGAGGTGAATTCTCTTGATAGTCCCTCTGTATAA
- the csaX gene encoding type I-A CRISPR-associated protein CsaX: MIVPLYNLFGDNLVTQLAVNTKELKPMTVKGKPYLEIDDKELRIALDTASDIAQKFEKDNKRPIPLNANDKKVMEKILKCFNFSSSDPISYVLKNFNIEQSKECYVDNVPSFIKPEYYEFVRIPGKPGGQKMSVKVDSRYVILAIAGWLFSRIGYARVGGETIGVNVFTLTKSMLYNTYGQFSGVKPETAFIFLLADRVIKSGSNISSARVYLMSDAGGQNPTVILGGFSIDFSKLLEKKELIDDDLIRLAQDATNDQSPTNDFSARIVELVYEVIGGAKRVEDLVYLANRYVSMEITNAKEFCKNNRIYCTAYYYSQKLLSEIGW; encoded by the coding sequence TTGATAGTCCCTCTGTATAATTTATTCGGAGATAATTTAGTAACTCAGTTAGCAGTAAACACGAAGGAATTAAAGCCTATGACAGTGAAGGGAAAACCCTACTTAGAAATAGATGACAAGGAGCTAAGAATAGCCCTTGATACCGCCAGTGATATAGCCCAAAAGTTTGAGAAAGATAACAAGAGACCTATACCCCTAAATGCAAATGATAAGAAAGTCATGGAGAAAATATTGAAGTGTTTTAACTTCTCTTCCTCAGATCCCATCTCTTATGTTTTAAAGAATTTCAATATTGAACAAAGTAAGGAATGTTATGTAGACAATGTCCCTTCATTTATAAAGCCAGAGTACTATGAGTTTGTCAGAATCCCCGGAAAACCTGGAGGACAGAAGATGTCGGTAAAAGTTGATTCCAGATATGTAATTCTCGCAATAGCCGGTTGGTTATTCTCAAGAATAGGATATGCTAGAGTAGGTGGAGAAACAATAGGGGTAAACGTTTTCACATTAACAAAGTCAATGCTCTATAATACTTACGGTCAGTTTAGTGGTGTAAAGCCGGAAACTGCTTTCATATTCCTTTTAGCTGATAGGGTAATAAAGTCTGGTTCAAACATTTCTTCAGCTAGAGTATATCTTATGTCAGATGCTGGAGGACAAAACCCTACCGTCATACTAGGAGGTTTCAGCATAGATTTCTCTAAGTTATTGGAAAAGAAAGAGTTAATAGATGATGACTTAATAAGGCTTGCGCAAGACGCAACAAATGACCAAAGTCCCACTAACGATTTCTCAGCCAGAATTGTTGAACTAGTCTATGAAGTGATTGGTGGAGCTAAGAGAGTAGAGGATTTAGTATACCTCGCAAATCGTTACGTTTCCATGGAGATAACAAATGCAAAGGAATTCTGTAAGAATAACAGAATTTATTGTACAGCTTACTATTATTCTCAGAAGCTTCTAAGTGAAATAGGATGGTAG
- the cas6 gene encoding CRISPR system precrRNA processing endoribonuclease RAMP protein Cas6 yields the protein MVEFFSEKIVKVEFSAVPESDVILPPLSSKVVKNLILSSKLLPSLSSLVQSGMKNKPLFISNLGKNGFRLFSTGKPVSVKAGEILNFFISFPYYDGFFTELSSGSFETGYGKFFIELEQLEVIELSSIKGVSEGNFYVKFVTPALLSSKVLLPPSLKEKYKNVNPGYSLIPSVGLVVSYAYRVYRALYGNTSNMELDSKSFRLGVLSNSLSRVIGYKLKPLTVVIGNDNKGRLRTSRGFVGWMEFDIPYKKLKKAISKYLIIASYLGIGKSRGIGLGEVVVKIKS from the coding sequence ATGGTAGAGTTTTTTTCGGAAAAAATTGTTAAAGTTGAGTTCTCTGCTGTGCCGGAAAGCGATGTAATTTTACCTCCTCTAAGTTCTAAAGTAGTAAAGAACTTGATTTTATCTTCTAAACTACTTCCCTCTCTCTCAAGCTTAGTCCAGAGCGGAATGAAGAACAAACCACTCTTTATCTCGAACTTGGGTAAAAACGGTTTTAGGCTTTTCAGTACGGGTAAGCCAGTAAGTGTTAAAGCTGGAGAAATTCTTAACTTCTTTATCTCTTTCCCCTATTATGACGGGTTTTTCACGGAACTGTCTTCTGGGAGTTTTGAGACTGGGTATGGGAAGTTTTTTATTGAGCTTGAACAACTCGAAGTTATTGAACTTAGCTCCATAAAAGGGGTTAGTGAGGGTAATTTTTATGTAAAATTCGTGACCCCGGCTCTCCTTTCTTCAAAAGTCCTTCTTCCTCCGTCGTTGAAAGAGAAATATAAGAACGTTAATCCGGGGTATAGTTTAATCCCCTCTGTAGGTTTAGTAGTGAGTTATGCTTATAGGGTTTATAGGGCTTTATATGGAAATACCAGTAATATGGAGCTTGATTCAAAATCCTTTAGGCTCGGGGTTTTGAGTAATAGTTTATCTAGAGTTATAGGGTATAAACTTAAACCCTTGACTGTAGTCATAGGAAATGACAATAAGGGGAGATTAAGGACTTCGAGAGGTTTTGTAGGGTGGATGGAATTTGATATTCCGTATAAGAAGCTTAAGAAAGCTATTTCGAAGTATTTAATTATAGCTTCCTATTTAGGGATAGGGAAGAGTAGGGGAATAGGCCTTGGGGAAGTTGTGGTTAAGATAAAAAGTTAA